In a genomic window of Physeter macrocephalus isolate SW-GA chromosome 14, ASM283717v5, whole genome shotgun sequence:
- the ZNF594 gene encoding zinc finger protein 594: MLQDMAVNESQQDAGPQVHTQWNPCMAEILEEETELVSPNSETKNKMKDWKTKMEISEEKDSARAVSERLQRQISQECGLVETGDPEDRLLRYWVSPLEDAVVHPPSQERGIREVNLIPKKAIAGERVHGCMEREKILSAGERSHRYEVCGQSFEQKSEVTEHQKTGNIKKTYECKECGKTFNRSSNLIVHQRIHTGKKPYVCSECGKDFNQSSNLIIHQRIHTGKKPYICHECGKDFNQSSNLIRHKRIHNDENPYECKECGKAFKGSSNLVLHQRIHSGGKPYVCNECGKAFSQSSDLIIHHRIHTGEKPYECYECGQTFSQSSHLVTHQRIHTGEKPFKCNTCEKAFRQRSRLTEHQRLHSGERPHECHKCGKSFSGRTAFLKHQRLHTVKELECEKACTSDLALIQQQRIHREEKPYECTECGKTFRGSSDLIRHWITHTGEKPYECNECGKAFSQRSHLVTHQKIHTGEKPYQCNECGKAFRQRSLLVQHHRIHSGEKPYECKECGKAFIWRTAFLKHQRLHTGEKLVEGEKTFSKEELLREERRIHQEVKAYQCNQCGRTFRGSSDLIRHQNTY; encoded by the exons ATTCTGAGACCAAAAATAAGATGAAAGATTGGAAGACAAAGATGgaaatttctgaagaaaaagaTTCAGCAAGGGCTGTATCAGAAAGACTCCAAAGACAGATCTCCCAGGAATGTGGGTTAGTTGAAACTGGTGATCCTGAGGACAGGTTATTGAGGTATTGGGTAAGCCCCTTAGAGGATGCAGTGGTACATCCCCCTTCCCAAGAGAGAGGTATAAGGGAAGTGAATCTGATCCCCAAGAAAGCCATTGCAGGAGAGAGAGTCCATGGAtgtatggaaagagaaaaaatactttctGCAGGAGAAAGATCCCACAGATATGAAGTCTGTGGCCAGAGCTTCGAACAGAAGTCAGAAGTAACTGAACATCAGAAAACTGGTAATATAAAGAAAacctatgaatgtaaggaatgtggaaaaaCTTTCAATCGGAGCTCAAACCTGATtgtacatcagagaattcatacaggaAAGAAACCGTATGTATGTAGTGAATGTGGAAAAGACTTTAATCAAAGTTCAAATCTTATtatacatcagagaattcatacaggaAAGAAACCTTATATATGTCATGAATGTGGAAAAGACTTCAATCAGAGCTCTAACCTGATCCGACATAAGAGAATTCATAACGACGAGAATCCCTATGAATGTAAAGAGTGTGGAAAGGCCTTCAAGGGAAGCTCGAACCTTGTCCTGCACCAGAGAATTCACAGTGGAGGGAAGCCATATGTATGTAATGAGTGCGGGAAGGCCTTCAGTCAAAGCTCAGATCTTATTATCCATCacagaattcacactggagagaaaccctatgaatgttaTGAATGTGGACAAACTTTCAGTCAGAGTTCACACCTTGTCacacatcagagaattcatactggagagaaacccttcAAGTGCAACACCTGTGAAAAGGCCTTCAGGCAGCGTTCACGCCTCACAGAACACCAGAGACTCCACAGTGGGGAGAGACCCCATGAATGTCACaaatgtgggaaatccttcagTGGGCGCACAGCCTTTCTTAAACATCAGAGACTACATACTGTAAAGGAACTTGAATGTGAAAAAGCCTGCACTTCTGACTTAGCTCTTATCCAACAACAGAGAATTCACAGGGAAGAAAAACCTTATGAATGTACTGAGTGTGGAAAAACTTTCCGGGGAAGTTCAGATCTAATTCGGCATTGGAtaactcacactggagagaaaccctatgaatgtaatgaatgtgggaaagcctttagcCAGAGGTCGCACCTTGTTACACATCAGaaaattcacactggagagaaaccctatcagtgcaatgaatgtgggaaagccttccgGCAGCGTTCACTCCTTGTCCAGCATCACAGAATCCACAgtggtgagaaaccctatgaatgtaaggaatgcgGAAAAGCCTTCATCTGGCGCACGGCTTTTCTCAAACATCAGAGacttcatactggagagaaacttGTGGAAGGTGAGAAAACATTCAGCAAGGAAGAGTTGCTTAGAGAAGAGCGGAGAATTCACCAAGAAGTGAAAGCTTATCAGTGCAATCAGTGTGGTAGAACTTTCCGAGGCAGCTCAGACCTCATCCGACATCAG aacacctactga
- the LOC102985900 gene encoding zinc finger protein with KRAB and SCAN domains 8-like, translated as MGTLRVARRRGPAVAVRAALGSWAQVSGSAGLAQPPGCQSVTVSSRGLPLAAPARSFEVLQAAQPTWVGRMALPGSAPPGLLSTGAETVRDAARPGALPVHAQGGLRENRVQESEGDHVMLDNEKKTEKEEWKLKQEISEETGSGHPIQIPHGSKFLGPRESENSLERQQVNSAEAGLLHSSFEKKGFSQVSITLKKTLIGEGKLDINKKVRVCDLTPAVTHQRVSTEERTYRCKACGQSFKQKSGLTQHQKIHTVKRIYQCNECGKVFSRSSNLVIRQRIHTGRKPYVCDDCGKDFS; from the exons ATGGGGACACTGAGGGTGGCCCGGCGGCGAGGCCCCGCAGTGGCGGTGCGTGCGGCGCTGGGCTCCTGGGCTCAGGTCTCTGGCTCCGCCGGTCTGGCCCAGCCGCCAGGGTGCCAGTCAGTCACGGTGTCATCCCGTGGTCTCCCGCTCGCAGCCCCAGCCCGCAGCTTTGAGGTCCTCCAGGCGGCCCAGCCAACCTGGGTAGGCAGGATGGCCCTTCCTGGCTCAGCGCCTCCAGGGCTGTTATCTACGGGAGCAGAGACCGTACGGGATGCGGCCAGGCCGGGTGCGCTGCCAGTCCATGCACAAGGCGGTCTCCGCGAGAACCGAGTGCAGGAGAGTGAAGGGGACCACGTCATGCTGG ATAacgaaaagaaaactgagaaggaGGAATGGAAGCTAAAGCAGGAAATTTCTGAAGAAACAGGATCAGGACACCCAATACAAATACCCCATGGATCTAAATTCTTAGGACCCAGGGAAAGTGAGAACAGCTTGGAGAGGCAACAGGTAAACTCAGCAGAGGCTGGACTGTTACactcttcttttgagaaaaaggGGTTCAGCCAAGTGAGCATTACCCTTAAGAAAACCCTTATAGGAGAGGGAAAGCTTGACATTAATAAGAAAGTGAGAGTTTGTGATCTGACCCCAGCCGTTACACATCAGAGAGTTTCAACAGAGGAAAGAACCTATAGGTGCAAGGCATGTGGCCAGAGCTTCAAACAGAAGTCAGGACTTACTCAGCATCAGAAAATCCATACCGTAAAGAGAATCTATCAGTGCAACGAATGTGGAAAGGTCTTCAGCAGGAGCTCTAACTTGGTTATACGTCAGAGAATTCACACGGGAAGGAAACCTTATGTTTGTGATGACTGTGGCAAAGACTTTAGCTGA